A part of Microbacterium terregens genomic DNA contains:
- a CDS encoding segregation and condensation protein A: protein MVPSPDEAHTARSSVPSVPEPVEGSGDDASTSPATGIATEGFRVTLGVFDGPFDLLLTLISKHELDITEVSLSRVTDEFISYLRGLDPDEEMEQASEFLVVAATLLDMKVAGLLPQGELVDAESVALLEARDLLFARLLQYRAFKEVSGWFAGRLQAEDRRHTRAVRLDERFRRAVPELVWMLTPDDFAALAILALSPKEIPHVGLDHLHAPLVSIREQAAIVVALLRNAGTLSFRELVAGATQPGVVVARFLSVLELYRHGAMSFEQLEPLGELTLRWTAERWSDENLASLGADYDR, encoded by the coding sequence GTGGTGCCGTCGCCTGACGAAGCGCACACCGCACGCTCATCGGTCCCGTCAGTTCCCGAGCCCGTCGAGGGATCGGGCGACGACGCGTCGACGAGCCCAGCGACCGGCATCGCGACTGAGGGGTTCCGTGTCACTCTCGGTGTGTTCGACGGACCGTTCGATCTGCTGCTGACACTGATCTCCAAGCACGAGCTCGACATCACCGAGGTCTCGCTCAGCCGGGTGACCGACGAGTTCATCTCCTACCTGCGCGGGCTGGACCCCGACGAGGAGATGGAACAGGCATCGGAGTTCCTCGTGGTCGCCGCGACACTGCTGGATATGAAAGTGGCCGGGCTGCTCCCGCAGGGCGAGCTGGTGGATGCCGAATCCGTCGCGCTCCTCGAGGCGCGTGACCTCCTGTTCGCCCGTCTACTGCAGTACCGCGCGTTCAAGGAGGTCTCCGGCTGGTTCGCCGGGCGTCTTCAGGCGGAGGACCGCCGCCACACCCGCGCCGTGCGTCTGGACGAAAGGTTCCGCCGGGCGGTGCCCGAGCTGGTCTGGATGCTGACACCGGATGATTTCGCGGCGCTCGCGATCCTCGCACTGTCGCCGAAGGAGATCCCGCATGTCGGGCTCGACCATCTGCACGCGCCGCTGGTGAGCATCCGCGAGCAGGCGGCGATCGTGGTCGCCCTGCTGCGGAATGCCGGCACCCTCAGCTTCCGCGAACTCGTCGCCGGCGCGACGCAGCCGGGCGTGGTCGTCGCCCGCTTCCTTTCCGTGCTGGAGTTGTACCGGCACGGAGCCATGTCGTTCGAACAGCTCGAGCCGCTCGGCGAGCTGACCCTGCGCTGGACCGCCGAGCGGTGGTCCGATGAGAACCTTGCGAGCCTAGGAGCCGACTATGACCGATGA
- the scpB gene encoding SMC-Scp complex subunit ScpB — protein MTDDPDIAGEGRTAPPTDVARRLEAILLIVEEPQSLVSLATAVGAPVPAVRQAIEGLVEDYDGLAGGPRRGFELREVGGGWRLYVREEHDDLVTEFVNTQAPSRLSQAALETLAVIAYKQPVTRGQVASIRAVNVDSVVRTLLARGLITEEFTDAETGAIHYGTTDALLVNLGINSLDELPHISPLLDDGADGFDEMIRA, from the coding sequence ATGACCGATGATCCCGATATCGCCGGGGAGGGGCGCACGGCACCCCCGACCGATGTGGCCAGACGACTCGAGGCGATCCTGCTGATCGTCGAAGAGCCGCAGAGTCTCGTGAGCCTGGCGACCGCCGTCGGTGCACCCGTGCCCGCCGTGCGACAGGCGATCGAGGGACTGGTCGAGGATTACGACGGGCTCGCCGGCGGACCGCGCCGCGGATTCGAACTGCGCGAGGTGGGCGGCGGTTGGCGCCTGTATGTCCGCGAGGAGCACGACGATCTGGTCACCGAGTTCGTGAACACGCAGGCCCCGTCGAGGCTGTCCCAGGCCGCGCTGGAGACGCTCGCCGTGATCGCCTATAAGCAGCCGGTCACGCGCGGTCAGGTCGCGTCGATCCGGGCCGTCAACGTGGACTCGGTGGTGCGCACGCTTCTGGCGCGCGGGCTGATCACCGAGGAGTTCACCGACGCCGAGACCGGGGCGATCCACTACGGCACCACGGACGCGCTCCTGGTGAATCTCGGGATCAACTCGCTCGACGAGCTGCCGCACATCTCGCCGCTGCTCGATGACGGCGCAGACGGCTTCGATGAGATGATCCGCGCATGA
- a CDS encoding pseudouridine synthase — protein sequence MSDDTASSESSDEQPETRSTDGVRLQKVLANAGVASRRVAENLIVEGRVRVNGVIVTELGSRIDPEADLVDVDGTAIQLDQSKRYVVLNKPRGVVSSMRDERGRPDLREFVEDWPERLYNVGRLDADTSGLLVLTNDGELAHVLAHPSFGVTKVYVAKVEGRVSAQTIATLTRGLELEDGPIAADKARLLSASPSGSAGGRGGESLIELTLHSGRNRIVRRMMAAVGHPVIELVRRQFGPLHLGTLPVGRARELTKVERGALLTLARRAAEEPPPASSENESD from the coding sequence ATGAGCGACGACACCGCCTCCTCCGAATCGTCCGACGAGCAGCCCGAGACCCGCTCGACGGACGGCGTACGCCTGCAGAAGGTCCTCGCCAACGCCGGCGTGGCCTCACGTCGCGTGGCAGAGAACCTCATCGTCGAAGGCCGGGTGCGCGTCAACGGGGTCATCGTGACCGAGCTCGGCTCGCGCATCGATCCCGAAGCCGACCTCGTGGACGTGGACGGGACCGCCATCCAGCTCGATCAGAGCAAGCGCTACGTCGTGCTCAACAAGCCCCGCGGCGTGGTCAGCTCGATGCGCGACGAACGCGGTCGCCCCGACCTGCGCGAATTCGTCGAGGACTGGCCCGAGCGGCTGTACAACGTCGGACGATTGGATGCCGACACCAGCGGTCTGCTCGTCCTCACCAACGACGGGGAGCTCGCGCACGTCCTCGCACATCCGTCGTTCGGAGTGACCAAGGTGTACGTCGCGAAGGTGGAGGGGAGGGTGAGCGCCCAGACCATCGCCACCCTGACGCGCGGCCTCGAGCTCGAGGACGGCCCGATCGCCGCGGACAAGGCGCGGCTGCTGTCGGCATCCCCCAGCGGGTCGGCCGGGGGTCGAGGCGGCGAGTCGCTCATCGAGCTCACGCTTCACTCGGGCCGCAACCGCATCGTGCGCCGCATGATGGCGGCCGTCGGGCACCCGGTCATCGAACTGGTGCGGCGCCAGTTCGGCCCACTGCACCTGGGAACCCTCCCAGTGGGCCGGGCACGCGAGTTGACTAAGGTTGAACGGGGCGCTCTGCTGACACTCGCGCGTCGCGCGGCCGAGGAACCGCCGCCCGCGAGCAGCGAGAACGAATCCGACTAG
- a CDS encoding prephenate dehydrogenase, whose product MSESTGTPTRAASPLAARVHGTVRIVGAGLLGSSIGHALSSRGVDVCLDDASPSQLRLAIDYGAGRRPRPDDDPSLIVVAVPPDVTADVIERELLQHPDAVVTDVASVKLEPLRTLQGRGIDLTHYIGSHPLAGRERGGAISARADIFVGRPWVVCRDEQTSAADLALVEGLALELGATPVEMTPEDHDRAVALVSHVPQLIASLLAGRFVDAPDGSLRLAGQGVRDTTRIAASAPELWVQILGANAEPVVDVLDALAADLSSVAAALRDPEAPGSRRAVADTIRRGNDGVERLPGKHGQNRRFEQVVVMVDDTPGQLGRLFGELGELEVNVEDLRLEHSPGAQFGLAEISVVPSALRRAVDGLEARGWKIASTTND is encoded by the coding sequence GTGAGCGAATCGACGGGCACGCCTACGCGTGCCGCCAGTCCGTTGGCTGCGCGCGTCCACGGCACCGTCCGCATCGTCGGCGCGGGGCTGCTGGGTTCGAGCATCGGCCATGCGCTCTCCTCCCGCGGTGTGGACGTCTGCCTCGACGATGCCTCGCCGTCGCAGCTGCGACTCGCGATCGACTACGGCGCCGGCCGTCGACCGCGCCCGGACGACGATCCGTCGCTGATCGTCGTGGCGGTCCCGCCGGATGTCACCGCCGACGTCATCGAACGTGAGCTGCTGCAGCATCCGGACGCCGTCGTCACGGACGTCGCAAGCGTGAAGCTCGAACCGCTTCGCACCCTTCAGGGACGCGGCATCGACCTCACCCACTACATCGGCTCGCACCCCCTCGCGGGGCGGGAACGCGGCGGGGCGATCTCGGCCCGCGCCGACATCTTCGTCGGGCGGCCCTGGGTCGTGTGCCGGGACGAACAGACCTCTGCGGCGGACCTCGCCCTCGTCGAGGGACTGGCCCTGGAACTCGGCGCCACGCCGGTCGAGATGACCCCCGAGGACCACGACCGCGCCGTCGCGCTCGTCTCTCACGTTCCGCAGCTGATCGCCAGCCTGCTCGCCGGGCGTTTCGTCGACGCACCAGATGGATCACTGCGCCTGGCGGGGCAGGGCGTCCGCGATACGACACGGATCGCGGCATCCGCCCCGGAGTTGTGGGTGCAGATCCTCGGCGCCAACGCCGAACCGGTCGTCGATGTCCTGGACGCCCTCGCCGCCGACCTGAGCTCGGTCGCCGCGGCTCTGCGCGACCCCGAGGCGCCGGGTTCCCGGCGGGCGGTCGCCGATACCATCCGGCGGGGCAACGACGGGGTCGAACGGCTCCCTGGCAAGCACGGGCAGAACCGGCGCTTCGAGCAGGTCGTGGTGATGGTGGATGACACCCCCGGCCAGCTGGGACGACTTTTCGGCGAGCTCGGCGAACTCGAGGTCAACGTCGAGGATCTGCGTCTCGAGCACTCACCGGGCGCGCAGTTCGGACTCGCCGAGATCAGCGTCGTTCCGAGCGCGCTGCGTCGCGCCGTCGACGGGCTCGAAGCCCGCGGCTGGAAGATTGCGAGCACCACCAATGACTGA
- the cmk gene encoding (d)CMP kinase — translation MTDRDTTVVAIDGPAGSGKSSVSKQVARRLGYGYLDTGAAYRALAWHALGHGADTSDASSVLDATGDFDFAISLDPDHYWVRVGGTDVTDAIREPRVTDAVSGVARVPAVRHTVNTLFRALITGSGLPGVVVEGRDITTVVAPDAPVRILLTAAPAVRAARRSAELTGHDSVTVAEALHRRDASDSTVVDFLSAAPGVVVVDSSDLDFEQTVGAVLDVIHTVVPTQTGAHDGR, via the coding sequence ATGACTGACCGCGACACCACGGTCGTGGCGATCGACGGTCCGGCCGGCAGCGGCAAGTCGAGCGTCTCGAAGCAGGTCGCCCGGCGGCTGGGCTACGGCTACCTCGACACCGGAGCGGCCTACCGGGCGCTCGCCTGGCACGCCTTGGGCCACGGCGCAGACACCTCCGACGCGTCATCGGTGCTCGACGCGACCGGCGACTTCGACTTCGCGATCTCACTCGACCCCGACCACTACTGGGTGCGGGTCGGCGGGACCGATGTCACCGATGCGATCCGGGAGCCGCGGGTCACCGACGCCGTCAGCGGCGTCGCGCGGGTTCCGGCCGTGCGCCACACCGTCAACACGCTGTTCCGTGCCCTCATCACCGGGTCGGGCCTGCCCGGAGTGGTGGTGGAGGGGCGGGACATCACCACCGTCGTCGCGCCCGACGCGCCCGTGCGGATCCTGCTCACCGCGGCGCCTGCGGTCCGCGCCGCGCGGCGCAGTGCAGAGCTGACCGGGCACGACTCCGTGACCGTCGCCGAGGCGCTGCACCGCCGCGACGCCTCTGATTCCACTGTCGTCGACTTCCTCTCCGCCGCCCCCGGCGTCGTGGTGGTCGACTCATCCGATCTCGATTTCGAACAGACCGTGGGTGCCGTCCTCGACGTCATCCATACGGTCGTACCCACACAGACGGGAGCGCACGATGGGCGCTGA
- the der gene encoding ribosome biogenesis GTPase Der, with amino-acid sequence MGADDEYEGGDDKIAESLADLDEELAEARAATLRASLSDYELDDEDAALLEGVALGEDGIQYFPALPVVAIVGRPNVGKSALVNRILGRREAVVEDTPGVTRDRVTYKAEWMDRRFSIVDTGGWEPDARGIDLSVAAQAEIAIDLCDVVLFVVDAMVGATSTDEHVVKLLRKSGKPVFLVANKIDDARHEPEAAPLWSLGLGQPYPVSAIHGRGVADLLDDVMKVLPEVSAVAKQEIGGPRRVAILGRPNVGKSSLLNRAAGEERVVVNELAGTTRDPVDEIVDLGGKLWRFVDTAGIRRRVHLQQGADFYASLRTSAALEKAEVAVVVIDVSEPVSEQDVRIIDLVLESGRALVLAFNKWDRLNDEDLENLERRRHLEREIEQDLAHVAWAPRVNISARTGRHLERLVPALETSLNSWDTRIPTGKFNAFLSELVAEHPHPLRGGKQPRILFGTQASTRPPTFVLFTTGFLDPGYRRFIQRRLREIWGFEGTPIVINMRVREKRTR; translated from the coding sequence ATGGGCGCTGACGACGAATACGAAGGTGGCGACGACAAGATCGCCGAATCCCTCGCCGACCTCGATGAGGAACTTGCCGAGGCGCGCGCTGCGACCCTGCGCGCGAGTCTCTCCGATTATGAACTCGACGACGAGGATGCCGCGCTCCTCGAGGGCGTCGCCCTCGGCGAGGACGGCATCCAGTACTTCCCGGCGCTGCCGGTGGTGGCCATCGTCGGTCGGCCCAACGTCGGCAAGTCGGCGCTGGTGAACCGCATCCTCGGGCGTCGTGAGGCGGTCGTGGAAGACACCCCCGGTGTCACGCGCGACCGTGTCACGTACAAGGCGGAGTGGATGGACCGCCGGTTCTCGATCGTCGACACAGGCGGGTGGGAACCGGACGCGCGAGGCATCGACCTGTCCGTGGCCGCCCAGGCCGAGATCGCGATCGACCTGTGCGATGTCGTCCTGTTCGTCGTCGACGCGATGGTCGGTGCAACCTCGACCGACGAACACGTCGTCAAGCTGCTGCGCAAGAGCGGCAAGCCGGTGTTCCTGGTCGCCAACAAGATCGACGACGCGCGGCACGAGCCGGAGGCGGCTCCGCTCTGGAGTCTCGGCCTCGGCCAGCCCTACCCGGTATCGGCCATCCACGGCCGCGGCGTGGCCGACCTGCTCGACGACGTCATGAAGGTCCTTCCCGAGGTGTCCGCTGTCGCCAAGCAGGAGATCGGCGGCCCTCGCCGGGTGGCCATCCTCGGGCGACCGAACGTCGGCAAGTCCTCGCTGCTGAACAGGGCGGCAGGCGAAGAGCGCGTGGTCGTCAATGAGCTCGCCGGAACCACACGCGACCCCGTCGACGAGATCGTCGACCTCGGCGGCAAACTGTGGCGTTTCGTCGACACAGCCGGCATCCGTCGCCGCGTGCACCTGCAGCAGGGCGCTGACTTCTACGCGTCGCTGCGCACGTCGGCGGCGCTGGAGAAGGCCGAAGTCGCGGTCGTCGTCATCGACGTCAGCGAGCCGGTCAGCGAGCAGGACGTCCGCATCATCGACCTCGTCCTCGAATCAGGGCGGGCTCTGGTCCTTGCGTTCAACAAATGGGACCGCCTCAACGACGAAGACCTCGAGAACCTCGAGCGGCGCCGCCATCTGGAGCGCGAGATCGAGCAGGACCTCGCCCACGTGGCATGGGCTCCGCGGGTGAACATCTCCGCCCGCACGGGTCGCCACCTGGAACGGCTGGTACCGGCGCTGGAGACATCGCTGAACTCGTGGGACACCCGTATCCCGACCGGCAAGTTCAACGCGTTCCTCTCGGAACTCGTCGCCGAGCACCCGCACCCGCTGCGCGGTGGCAAGCAGCCGCGCATCCTGTTCGGAACCCAGGCTTCGACGCGGCCGCCGACGTTCGTGCTCTTCACCACCGGGTTCCTCGACCCGGGCTACCGCCGGTTCATCCAGCGCCGCCTCCGCGAGATCTGGGGCTTCGAGGGCACACCCATCGTCATCAACATGCGGGTGCGCGAGAAGCGGACCCGTTAG
- a CDS encoding GNAT family N-acetyltransferase has protein sequence MGTDDYELDDNPARISRDAVWAWLSREAYWGRWRTRDDVDTQIENAWRVVGAYRAGTDELVGFARAASDGVGFAYLADVYVVDGHRGHGLGKRLVHTMIEDGPGSDFRWSLFTADAHGLYEQFGFAAPDATAMVRPPKKPPIG, from the coding sequence ATGGGAACCGACGACTACGAGCTTGACGACAACCCCGCGCGCATCTCCCGCGACGCGGTGTGGGCGTGGCTGTCCCGCGAAGCGTACTGGGGCCGCTGGCGCACACGCGACGACGTCGACACCCAGATCGAGAACGCCTGGCGGGTGGTCGGCGCGTATCGCGCGGGCACGGACGAGCTCGTCGGCTTCGCGCGAGCAGCCTCTGACGGCGTGGGATTCGCCTACCTCGCGGACGTGTACGTGGTTGACGGGCACCGAGGTCACGGGCTCGGAAAACGCCTCGTCCACACCATGATCGAAGACGGCCCGGGGAGCGACTTCCGCTGGTCGCTGTTCACCGCGGACGCCCACGGTCTGTACGAGCAGTTCGGCTTCGCCGCGCCTGACGCCACGGCCATGGTGAGGCCCCCGAAGAAGCCGCCGATCGGCTAA
- a CDS encoding NUDIX domain-containing protein: MTIEPPAPGEPRRPSGPRDPGDAWVVAPTGERYWGVFGAAGLLALDPDRGVLLQHRVSWSHHGDTWALPGGARHEGESASDGALREAAEEAGVPEFAIRPRLLSVLDLGYWTYTTLVGDVTHPFEPTISDPESRELAWIPPEAVADKPLHPAFATSWAHLQPLLDVRPAVVVDAANVVGSVPDGWWHDRPAAARRLIARIGFLAAGGIPAAELDLPEHTWFPEWMVVVEGQARAAGDGAGGVDVVRATASGDDAIVAETARLVSAGRAVTVVTSDRELARRVTDAGAAVRGARWLLDQLS; the protein is encoded by the coding sequence GTGACGATCGAGCCCCCCGCACCCGGTGAACCACGCCGCCCGTCCGGTCCGCGGGATCCCGGCGACGCGTGGGTTGTCGCGCCTACCGGTGAACGATACTGGGGCGTCTTCGGTGCCGCGGGGCTGCTTGCGCTGGACCCCGACCGTGGCGTGCTCCTGCAGCATCGCGTGTCCTGGTCGCATCACGGCGACACGTGGGCGCTACCGGGCGGCGCGCGGCACGAGGGTGAGTCGGCATCCGATGGTGCCTTGCGCGAAGCCGCCGAGGAGGCGGGCGTGCCGGAGTTCGCGATCCGGCCGCGGCTGCTCAGTGTGCTCGACCTGGGCTACTGGACGTACACGACCCTGGTGGGAGATGTCACACATCCCTTCGAGCCGACGATCAGCGACCCCGAAAGTCGCGAGCTCGCCTGGATCCCACCCGAGGCCGTCGCCGACAAGCCGCTGCATCCCGCTTTCGCGACATCGTGGGCACATCTCCAGCCCCTGCTCGATGTCCGCCCCGCGGTCGTCGTGGACGCCGCGAACGTGGTCGGTTCGGTGCCCGACGGCTGGTGGCACGACCGCCCGGCGGCCGCCCGCCGTCTGATCGCCCGGATCGGATTCCTCGCCGCGGGCGGCATCCCTGCCGCCGAGCTGGATCTGCCGGAGCACACCTGGTTTCCGGAATGGATGGTCGTCGTCGAAGGTCAGGCCCGTGCGGCGGGCGACGGAGCAGGTGGCGTCGATGTCGTGCGGGCCACGGCATCCGGCGACGACGCGATCGTCGCCGAAACCGCACGGCTCGTGTCCGCCGGACGCGCGGTCACGGTCGTGACGAGCGACCGCGAGCTCGCGCGCCGGGTGACGGATGCCGGGGCCGCCGTGCGTGGCGCGCGCTGGCTGCTCGATCAGCTGTCGTAG
- a CDS encoding RNA-binding S4 domain-containing protein gives MTTTARVDAWLWAVRVYKTRSAATTACRAGHVRVNGDRAKAAQPVRPGDELRVRIAGFDRILVVRLPISKRVGAVLAAEAVEDRTPPPPPVEERALVPLRDRGAGRPTKRERRDIDRLRGRDAESDEDDGYDS, from the coding sequence ATGACGACGACCGCACGGGTGGACGCATGGCTCTGGGCCGTGCGGGTGTACAAGACGCGGTCCGCGGCGACCACGGCGTGCCGTGCGGGACACGTGCGCGTCAACGGCGACCGGGCGAAGGCCGCCCAGCCGGTGCGGCCGGGGGATGAACTGCGGGTGCGGATCGCAGGGTTCGATCGCATTCTTGTGGTCAGGCTGCCGATCTCCAAGCGCGTCGGCGCGGTGCTCGCGGCGGAGGCGGTCGAGGACCGGACTCCCCCGCCCCCACCCGTCGAGGAACGCGCGTTGGTGCCTCTGCGCGACCGCGGTGCGGGGCGTCCGACCAAGCGGGAGCGACGCGACATCGACAGACTGCGCGGCCGAGACGCCGAATCAGACGAGGACGACGGCTACGACAGCTGA